Below is a window of Yimella sp. cx-51 DNA.
CAAGTGGTTCCCGGGTTCTCCGATGCCCAAGCAGTACCTGCCCGGTGGATCGACGGCGTCTGCTTCGCCGTCGACCTCGTGATCGGGGACCACGATGATTGAGTGGTTCGATCGCCTCCGGGCGACCTTCCTCGACTGGGGCGCGATGGGAGACGTCCTCCCGTCCATGTTCGCCACCGGCCTGAAGAACACCCTGATCCTCTCCCTCGCAGCGACAGTGCTCGGCGTACTACTGGGCATGGTGCTGGCGATCATGGGAGTCAGCCGCTCACGGTGGTTGCGGGTGCCGGCGCGGCTCTACACAGACGCATTCCGGGGTCTGCCTGCGATCGTCACGATCTTGTTGATCGGCCAGGGTTTCGCGTCCGTAAGCCGCTCGGTTTTCGGTACCAACCCGTACCCGCTCGGCATTCTGGCGCTGAGCCTCATCGCTGCCGCGTACATCGGGGAGATCTTCCGCGCCGGCATCCTGGCGGTTGACCGTGGTCAGTTGGAAGCCTGCCGTGCACTCGGCATGAGCTACCGGCGAGGCATGCGGCTGATCGTGGTCTCGCAGGGAGTGCGTCGCGTGCTGCCAGCTCTGGTCAACCAGTTCATCGCGATCGTGAAGGATTCCTCGCTGGTCTACTTCCTCGGTCTGCTGACCGAGCAGCGTGAGCTGTTCCGGGTGGGCCAGGATGCCGCAGTGGTCTCGGGAAACCTGTCACCGCTGGTGCTCGCCGGCTTGTTCTACCTGGTGATCACGGTGCCGTTGACGCACATCGTCAACCTCATGGACGAGCGCTTCCGCAACGGAGGCCGTCCGACGGGTCAGCCTCAGAGCGGCCTCGAAGAGGTCACCGAACTCAACCTCGCGACGGAAAGGGGCTGACCCATGGCCAGCACACATCGCTACGAGGGCGCGGATCTGCGCCTGGAGGATCTCACGATCGCTTACGGCGAAACCGTTGTGGTGCGTGACGTCAGCTTCGAGGTGCCAGCCGGTACGACGACCTGCATCATCGGGCCGTCCGGTTCGGGAAAGTCGACGCTCCTGCGCTCGATCAACCGCCTACACGAGCCATCGCACGGTGAGGTCTATCTCGCCGGTGAACCGACGTCAGGCATGAACCGTGACGCGCTGCGCACCCGGTTGGGAATGGTCTTCCAGCATTTCAACCTGTTCCCCGACCACACCGCCTTGCAGAACGTCATGCTCGCGCCCCGCAAGGTGCTCGGGCTGTCCGACAGTGAGGCCAGGGCCAGGGCGGCCGAAGGACTGACGGACGTAGGGCTGGCCACCCGAATGGACCACCGTCCACGAGACCTCTCCGGCGGTCAGCAGCAACGCGTGGCGATCGCGCGAGCTCTGGCGATGCACCCTTCGGCCGTGCTGTTCGACGAGGTCACCAGTGCGCTCGACCCAGAGCTGGTCAAGGGCGTCCTCGACCTCATGAGACGGCTCGGTGACGCGGGCATGACCATGGTCGTCGTGACGCACGAGATGGGGTTTGCCCGACAGGCGGCCGACCAGGTGGTCTTCATGGACGAGGGACGTGTGGTCGAAATTGGCACTCCGCAGGAGCTGTTCGACAACCCACGGTCCGAACGTCTGCAGACCTTCTTGTCGCAGGTGCTCTGATGCGGATGACAAACCAGGACAACAAGATTCGTGTCGGAATCATCGGGTTTGGAGTCGCCGGAGAGTTCTTCCACGGCGCATTCCTTGCCGCCGACCCCGGTTACGAGATCGTCGGCATCGTCACCCGGTCACAGGAGCGGGCGGCAAGGGCGGATTCACTCGGCCCGGTGGTACAGACCGTCGATGAACTGCTGGCGCTCGCTCCAGATCTCGTGGTCGTCGCCAGCCCTCCGAATGTCCATCGGGAGCATGCTTTGGCGGCTCTCGCTGCGGGCGCGGATGTGGTCGTCGACAAACCCTTCGCACCGAATGTCGATGACGCCCGCGCGATCATCGAAGCGGCGAAGGGTCACGGGCGACTGCTGACGGTTTTTCAGAACCGCAGGTTCGACCGCGACTTCGTCACCCTGAAGCGGCTCGCGGTAGAAGGCGTCGTTGGCGACGTCCACACGTTCGAATCCAGATTCGAGTGGTGGAAGCCGGAGGTGGACGAGTCGTGGAAGTCGACCACGTCGGCGGATGACGGCGGCGGCATTCTGCTCGACCTCGGCCCGCACCTCGTCGACCAGGCGATCGAGTTGCTCGGACCAGTCACGAACGTCCGGTCCGCGACGGTCCGGCGACTGCGCGACGGGGCAACCGCGGACGACGATGCCTTCATCGAGCTCGAACACGCGAGCGGTGCAGTGTCCCGTTTGACGATGTCAGCTCTCGCGGGCTCGATGGGCCAACGTTTTCGACTTGCTGGAAGCCGCGGAATTCTGACGATCGATGGCCTGGACGAGCAGGAAAATTCCTTGCGAACAGGCGGTGCGCGCCCGAGCGATCCAGGTTTCCGTTCCGACAGTCGACGTCTCCAGTTCTCTGCTGGTGAACAGGAGGATGATCTGAGGTTGGACGAGGGGTCGTACGCCGATTTCTATGGAGCCCTCGCGACGGCTATCCGCTACGGTGCGGACGTGCCGGTCTCACCGGACGACGCCCTTGTCGTCCTGCGGATACTTGAAACTGTTCGAGAGCAGGCCCGCCGATAGCCGAACTGTAGATGCATTTGGCTGCCGGAGACCTCGAGCAAGCCGTCGCCTGAGCCCGAAGCGGTTCAGCTCGCCGTCGCGAACCACGCCTTGGCGATCTTGACCGTCTTCATGGGCTCATCTTGAACGCGCCGTGCATGCAGACGGCCTTCTCGTAATCGAGGATCCAGCATGCTTTCAGCGCCTGAGCTGTGATGCCGCAGGTGAAGACACCGTCTGCGATCGAATACGGGGATCCCGTCGGCATGCCGGTGCGCCTTGCGACGTCGTTGTGGGTCGTCCAGCCCTTTTCCAGCTTCATGGTCTTCTCGTTCACGGGGTCGATTCCGATGATCTGGGTGGCCGCAGCGGCGCGATCGGACGTAGAGCTGGTCGAGTTGGCTGTCGACGAACTGGCGCTGGAAGAACTGGACGAGCTGATCGTGCTCGAAGTGGTGCTGGTCGAGGTGCTGCTCGTCGGAGCGGAGGTCGTCACGGACGTCGATGATGAAGCCGTGCTCGAACTGGTCGTGTGTTGGCGCCCGGTGCCGCACTGGAGTCACCGGAACTGCATCCCGCCAAGACAACTGCGCTCGCTACGACGACGACCGACAACCGAGCCTTGATGTTTCCCCCGATGTGATTACGGCGCTAGGGCTTTCGCCAATGCCCGTGGTGTCCTGCGACGCAGCGTAGGACGAATACCCCTCCGCCGCCCGCGGATTGGTTGAAGATTCCAACATCGCGCTCACGCCCGCGAGGCCGGTGCAGTTGCTTGTGTGGTGAGGGACACATCGCCACTCAGGGAGGATCACCCATGAACTTCACCCAGCGTCTGCTCACCGGCTGTGGAAGCCTCGCGCTCGCCTCCGGCATGGCTGTTTCCGTCACGCCCGAAGCATCGGCGGCGTCCACGACCGTCTCGACGACATCGACCGCCGCGTATGCAGCGGGCGAATTCCAGTGCGGACCCAACAACTGGATCGGACGCCTGGTGCCCGAGAACCCGCCGGGCGGCGCAAACTTCCATTACGCGTGCGTGCGACATGACGCCTGCTACAGCGCCGGCAGCACCACCTCGCGCGCCACGTGCGACTCGGCATTCCGTAACCGCATGTACAACGCGTGCACCGCAGCCGGAAAGGGCGCAACCTGCAAGCGGATCGCGGACGTCTACTACTGGGCGGTGCGCGGAGCCGGCCGCTTCTACTACAAGGGCAGCGGCCTCAACAACTGACTCACCGCGTACCCGTGAAGGGCTCAGCGAGCGACGAGTTCAGTTGACTCCGAAGCGAATTCGAGAGTGGCCTCAGCCGCATCGATGAGATCAGGTGGCAGCAGGCGGGCGTTCAAGTCGGCCGCGAGCGCCGGCCCGCTACCACCACCACCGATCGCGATCGTCACCGAACTGCTGAGGCGGCGGATGATGCCGCGCCGCGATTCGAAGGCCGAACGGCGGGACGCCGACAGCACCACCAGGTCGGGGCGCACTGTGTCGGCCACGCGAACCAGCGAATGCAGGGGCGTGTCAGCGCCGAGGAACCGGACGTCCCACCCGCGGCGCGACATCAGAATCGCCATGCACAGCAGGCCGATGTCGTGGCGCTCGCCGGGCGGGCAGGCCAGCAGCGCGATCGGACTGCCTGGTTCGGTCTGATCAACGGTCTGCACGGCGAGAGTGCGACGAACAGCGTGCGAGGCGAAGTGTTCGTGGGCGACGCTCACGTCACCGTTGGCCCACATGCCGCCCAACTCCTGCATGAACGGCACGATCACGCCACGGATCACCTGCTCGAGACCGAACTGGGTGATGGCCTCATCGAGCACCATCCGCGCACCGCGGTTGTCCAGCTGCAACATCGCGTAGCCAAGGCGGGAGGTGTATTCCTGCGTCGCCGACGGCGTGATCACGGGCCCATCGGTGTGCCGTGCCAGCACGGTGGCCGCTGCTTGCGCCAGTGGCATTCCGCTGTCACGCAACGTGATCACCTGACGGGCGACCTGCTCGTCAGTAGGTCCGTACAACCGGTAGCCCGACTCCGACCGCTCAGGAGAGAACATCCCGTAGCGCGTTTCCCAAGCTCGCAGAACATGTGCCGACACTCCGACTCGTCGCGCGAGTTCTCCGACCCGCATCCGTTCCGCACCGTGTTCCATAGTTGAACACGATACAGAACCTTAGACAGACCTTTGACGGGCGGACGGTGGTGGGATGTTCTAGGGCAACGTCCGTCAGTCGGACGGTGCCAGGGTTGGGGAAGAGCTATTGATGAACAACACGACGCGCGCAGCGCGCCTGGTCGACTCGATGTTGGACCGCAGCGTGGCCCTCGGCTACGGCAAGATCGGCTCCGCGGTGCGCCGCCAACTTCCCACCTGGCCGTGTGACCCTCAGCCCGGGGCCCTTGCTGGACAGCAGATCATCGTGACGGGCGCATCGTCCGGCCTCGGTGAGCAGGTCGCCCACGATGTCGTCCGCCTCGGTGGCCACGCCCATCTGGTCGTGCGCGATACCGCCCGTGGTGAAGCAACTGCTGCTCGCATCCGTCAGGCCATGCCCGACGCGCAGTGCACCGTGTGGCGTTGCGATCTCAGCGACCTCGACAGCGTCGACGACTTCGTGCTCGCCTTCAGCCGTACCCACATCGTGGTCGATGCGATCGTGCACAACGCCGGCGCGATGCCGCAGACCTACACGACCTCCGCCCAGGGCTACGAACTCACCCTGGCCCTGCACGTGCTCGGACCGGTGCGCATGACCGAAGGTCTGTTGCCCGACCGTCCCACGACCGACCACATCACCCGGGTCGTTTTCGTCACATCCGGCGGCATGTACGCCCAGCGCCTACGCGATGACGACTTCGCTTATCGCACAGGCGAATACAAGCCGACTGTCGCCTACGCTCGCAGCAAGCGCGCTCAGGTCGAACTCATCCCAGCCCTCCAGGGACGCTGGGCAACCCACGGCGCGCGGGTCTACGCCATGCACCCTGGTTGGGCCCGGACGCCCGGCGTCGAGACCTCCATGCCCGGCTTCACCAAGCTCACCGCGCCGATCCTGCGTTCACCCGCGGACGGCGCCGACACCATCACGTGGCTGCTCGCCACCCACCCCGCGCCGGCCGGAGGGGGACTCTGGCACGACCGGCGCGACCGCCCGACCAACCTGTTGGCGAGCACCGTGACGACCACACAGCAGCGCTGCCGGTTGAAGTCGTGGGTGCTGGAACATGCCTTGGAGACCAAGCGTCCGGCGCTGCTCTCGACTTGAACCTCCGCGCCATCTGGTCGTTGAACCTGGCGCACCCCGCTCGTCGAGCTGTGGGCGACACGCTCGGTCGTTCAGCTGGGCGTGACAGTGTTCCGGTCGTTGAGCGCTGGGCTCACACCGCTCGTTGAGCCGGGGAACTGACGAAGGAAGTTCCCCGCGTCGAAACGCGGTGCCTTGACCGCACATCCGACCGCGAACCTTCAAGAACCTCTCGTCAGCGCCCGAGCCAGCCGTCTTCGACGTCGTGCGGTCGATAGTTGGTGACCTTCCACTTACTGTCGACCATGGTCACGGTCAGGACGCCTTGCCAGACGTTGTCGGTGTTGTGCTCGCCGACGTCTGTGACGCAGGTCCAGGGAGAAGCGCCGAGCGGGACGCACGTCGAGTACGTGATGTTTCTCAAGGTTTCGGTCCCGAACTGAGTCCATTGCCAAGCCTCCGCGCTGCCGTAGGTCAACGCCCGGGCGCGGTCGTTCGCGCCGACCGCACGAAGGAAGGCGTTCGCGGTCTGCACCCGATCCAGGCTGGGTGCCTTGAGCGTGAACGGCGTTGAGGAGGCGAACCACGCCCGCTTGACCTGAACCGTTTTCGCAGGCGCGAATTCGCGGGCGACGCGGACGCTCCACTGCGGCTTGCTCTGGTCGACGACCTTGCCCCCGAGGCCGTCCTCCAGCACGGCGCGCCCGTCGGTGCACTCGTACCGACCGACGCCGTTGTCGGAGCGCTGGCGTGGGTGCGCGTGCGTCACCACTTCACATCGGACGCCGTCGGCGAGTTCGAACGCGAGAGCCAGCGCATCCCGCGATGCGCTCGTGACCTGCACCGGGTTCGCGACCGGAAAGCGTGCAACCTTCTTGCTGAAAGCCGTGTGCAGACAAACCGCTGTGCCGTCGTTCATCGCCCAGCAAGCGCGGCGGGCGTAGGCGTTGGCGCCGCAGGTGAAGACGTCGGCTGTGAGTGAGTAGTAGGAACGCTCGCCACCCGTCGTGCACGTGTCGGCGGTCTCGTTGGTCGCGCTCCAACCGGCTGCCAGGGATCCGTCGGCGCTGCGCGGATTGAGCCGGACGATCTCGGTGGCAGGGGCAGTCATGGTGGTCGCCGAGGTTGAGGTGGTCGACGTCGTGCTGGTGGAGGAACTGCTGCTCGGCGTAGTCGTGGCGCTTGCGGTACTACCGGAGGAGGACGAGGCCGTCGGCGCTGCGGATGCAGTGGTGGTGCCGCTGCCGGACGACTTCGCGCCGTCGTCCCCGCTGCTGCAACCCGCAACCGAAAGGCTGAGCGTCAAAAGCATCGCCGACCAGAACTTCTTCAAGATCTACCCCTTGTCACGATCCGAAAGCGCCGCCCCTGTGCGACTAGTCGGAATCCTAGGCTCGACCACCGACAAGGCGCTCTGGGTCACCACGTCGACCCCGACTAGAGACCAAATCTGCGGCGCCTACTGACAAACGCGCTGGTTACAACTGCCGCGCTTGCGAACAGAGGCCGCACTTGTTGCTGGAACTGCCGCGTTTGGGCGGCCCGGTCGGGATGGCTGCATGCGGATTCCCGGTCACCCGTCACGCCCCGATCGCACCCAACCCGCGACGCAGGCGCCCTCGGAGTGGCACGATCGAGGTATGGCGAAGAAGACCGCGAACGGCACCGTACGGATGGACAAAGAGCTCTACGAGAAGGAGCTCGAACGTCTCCAGACCCAACTGGTGGCGATGCAGGAATGGGTGAAGGAGACCGGAGCTCGCGTCGTCATCGTCTGTGAAGGGCGCGACGCAGCTGGTAAGGGTTCGGCGATCAAGCGCATCACCCAGTACCTCAACCCCCGCGTCGCTCGGGTGGCTGCCCTGCCCGCGCCGTCCGATCGGCAGAAGACCCAGTGGTACTTCCAGCGCTACGTCGAGCACCTTCCGGCCGCTGGCGAGATCGTGATCTTCGACCGCTCCTGGTACAACCGCGCCGGCGTCGAGCACGTGATGGGTTTCTGCACCGACGAGCAGTACGAGCGCTTCCTGATCCAGGCGCCGATCTTCGAGCAGATGCTCATCGACGACGGCATCATCCTGCGTAAGTACTGGTTCTCGGTGTCGGACGTCGAGCAGGAGGCGCGCTTCAAGTCGCGCCACAAAGACCCGATGCGCCAGTGGAAGCTCTCGCCGATGGACCTCGAATCCATCACCCGTTGGGAGGCCTACTCGCAGGCCAAGGACCGCATGTTCTCCGCCACCGACCGTCGCCAATCCCCTTGGAACGTCGTCGAATCCGAGGACAAGCGCGCCTCCCGCATCAATGTGATCGCCGACATCCTGGAGAGCGTGCCGTGGGAGCGGGTCGAGCCGCACGTGCCGCAGGTGCCGGAGCGTCCGGCCCCGGTCGGTTACACACGTCCGCCGCGCACGTCGCAGACCTATGTGGCTGATCACGCCGCCGAGGTGAGCAAGGGCGCTGGTTCGGGGAGCGCGTCCGGCAAGTCCGCGTCGAAGGCAGCCAAGGGCACAACGACGAAGCGCACGGCCACCAAGAGCGCCGCGAAGAAGAGCGCGACCAAGAAGTCCTGACCGGACGCCGACGTCCCTCAGCACAAACGCGGCGGTTCTGCGCGGACGCGGTAGTTGCAACTGCCGCACCTGCGAAGAGCCGCCGCGTTTGTCGGCGGGAGGGCCGCGTCTGTGGCTTCCGCCGATCTTGTCGGCGCCGCCGTCTAAGGTGCGGAACGTGGTCATCCAACTCCACCGCGCCGACGGTCCGCGACAGCTCGCGGACGAGTTCGCGAGCCTGCTCGCGGGCTCACCGGCCGATGTCTTCACCCCTGAGGTGGTCGTTGTGCCCGCGCGCGGGGTGGAGCGGTGGTTGGCGCAGCGCCTTTCACACAGTCTGGGTGCTGAGCACACGGACGACGGAGTGGCTGCTGGCCTCAAGATCCTCACGCCCGGATCGCTGATCAGTATGCTGCTTGGACGCGACCGCGACGATCCGTGGCAACCCGACCGCTTGGTCTGGCCCACCCTCGCAGCCATCGACGAGCTCTGCGGCTCACCGGGTTTCGAAGCGATCACCCATCACCTCGGGGCCGGGCCTCCCATCACCGGCGACGCCAACGCCGAGTGGCGTCGCAAGGCTCGGCAGTCGCGCCGCTATGCAGTGGCCCGGCGGCTGGCTGCCCTCTTCGCCTCCTATGCGCGTGACCGGCCGCAGATCCTGGACGACTGGGAGGCCGGACGCTCCACGGACGGCTGCGGTGGTGCCTTGCCGACCGACCTCGCCTGGCAGCCGCCGCTCTGGCGTCGTGTCGTCGAGCTCACCCGTGCCCGGTACGACGTCGACGAATCAGTCACGCAGCGTCAACGGAGGGTGGTGCAACAGGTCGAGTCGGGTGAACTGAAACTTGACCTACCCGGGCGCCTCTCCTTCTTCGGCTACACCCGGCTCGCGGCGTCCGAGCTTGCGCTCATCCGGGCCCTTGGGCAGCAGCGCACGGTGCACATCTGGTTGCCGCATCCCTCCCCGGCGTTGTGGTCGGCGCTCGCGAGTTCACCCAGCCCAACGCACGACCGCGCGGACGACGACTCCGCCGCCGTTGCTCACCACCCGTTGCTGGCCACGTTGGGCCGCGACGGCCGCGAACTGCAGGCGAGCCTGGCGGTGCTCGACGCCACCGATGCCAGCACATCGAGCGAAACCGGTTCAGCCACAACACGACTCGCCCTTCTGCAGCACGACATCCGGCACAACGTCCCTCCCGATCAGTCGCGGGTGATCGCTGCTGACGACCGGTCGATCCAGGTGCACGCGTGTTACGGACGCGCACGCCAGGTGGAGGTGTTGCGGGAGGTGCTCACGGGGCTGTTGGCCGACCACAAGGGTGCGCTGCAACCCCGCGACATCCTGGTGATGTGCCCCGACATCGAGTCGTTCGCGCCGCTGCTGCGGGCCACCTTCGGGCTCGGCGACACCGGTGACGACGCGTCGGTGCACCCCGGTCAGACTCTTCGGGTGCAGCTGGCCGACCGCGCGCTCGCCGCCACCAACCCGCTGGTCGATCTCGCGCATCGCCTCGTCCAGACCGTCGCCGGGCGTATGACCGCCACCGAACTGCTCGATCTCGCGGGCCACGAATCGGTGCGCCGCAGGTTCGGTTTCGACGAGGACGCGTTGGCGCGCATCTCTCGCTGGGTTGCCGACGCGGGCGTGCGCTGGGGCTACGACGGCGCGCACCGCGGCGAGTACGGCCTGGGCGGTCTCGATGCCAACACCTGGGCCGCTGGGCTCGACCGCGTTGCTCTCGGCGTTGCTGTGGCCGACGACTCCGAGGGCTTCGCCGGTGCGCTGGTGCCGATCGACGACATCGGCAGCCGCGACATCGAGCTCGTGGGCCGCGTGCTGGAGTTCATGGATGCGATCAAGGCCGCCGCCGACGGTGTTCGGGCTGGCACACCGCGGGGTGCCCTGCCGGCCCCCGAATGGATGGCCTGGCTCAGCGACGCGATCGACGCACTCGCAGCGGTCAAAACCGACGAGCAGTGGCAGGTGGGCCAGTTGCACCGCGAGCTCAACGCGATTGCTGATGCCGCAGGTGATTCAGTCACGTTGCGGCTCAGCGATATTCGGGCCCTCCTTGAGCAACGGTGGGCCGCCCGTCCGGGGCGCGCCAACTTCCGCACCGGCGGCATCACGATCTGCTCGATGGTGCCGATGCGTTCGGTGCCGCACCAGGCGATCGTGGTGCTCGGCCTCGACGACGGCGTCTACCCGCGCTCGCTGATCACCGACGGCGACGACGCATTGGCGAGGCGCCCACAGATCGGTGAGCGCGACGTCCGCAGCGAAGATCGACAATTGCTGCTCGACGCAGTGATGGCCGCGGGCCAACACTTCGTCGCGATCTACTCCGGTGCCGACGAACGCAACGGCTCCGTGCGTCCGCCGGCGGTGCCGCTTCAGGAACTCATCGCGGTCGCGGCGCGCACTGCGACCGCAGAAGGCATCGCCGAGGGCGAGGCGCACGACGATCGCTCGTTCGTCCGTCGCCACCCGTTGCAGGCCTTCGACGAGCGCAACTTCCGCGCCGACAGTCCGCTCCCGGGTGGAAGCTTCGACCGCTCGTCCCTGGAGGGAGCGGCAGCCCTCCGCCAGTTGCGGGAGACCCAGAAGGCACCCCGCCAGGTGGTGGGCGAACCGCTGACCGAAGCGCCCCATGAGCCGGTCACCGTCGAGCAGATCGTCATGTTCCTACAAAACCCAGCGCGTGAATTCCTGCGCAATCGACTCGACGTCATGTTGCCGAGGGAGGACGACGAGGTCGACGACGGCGTGCCGATCTCCTTGGACGGTCTGGAGCAATGGGCGGTGGGCGATCGTGTGCTCACCCAAGCCTTACGCGGCCAGCCGATCGAGCAACTGCTCGACCGTGAGGAGGTGCGCGGCAGCCTGCCACCCGGTGCATTGGCCAATGATCTTCGGGCTGACCTGACTCGCGAGATCGGCGCGATCGCCGATGCTTCGGCGACGCTCGACAAGCTCCATCGCAGCGTCGACGTGCACCTCGACCTGTCAACTGAAAAGGACGGCGGCACCACGCGGTTCACCGGAGTGGTGAGCGGCATCATCGGCGACGACCTCTGGATGCGCACCTACTCGCGCGTCGGCCCCAAGCAGATCGTCGCGGCCTGGGTCAGGCTGCTCGCGTTGACGCTCACCGAACCCGGTAGCCCACACGTGGCGCAGCTGCGGGGTAAGCGCACCAGCTTCCGGCTGCGGTCGCCCGAGCCGCAACTGGCCGAGCAGATCCTCGCCGATCTGGTGCGCACCCGCCGATCAGGATTGCGCTTCCCGATGGGCGTCCCGCCCAAAACTACGAGCTTGTTCGTCGAAAAACTCCGCCAAGCAGCCTTCCCTGAGACAGCGGTCCAATCCGCGTTCGCACTCTCGCGCACGGAATGGGAGGGCGACCGTTTCGACGGTGAGAACGCCGACCCCGCGTGGACCTTCGTGCTCGGCCGGAAGTCAGCGATTGAAGAACTCAACCGCAACAACGGTCTGTCGTACTTCGGCCCACGCATCTGGAATCCCATCCACCAACACCTGGACGAGTCATGACGCAGGTTCGCCTGGAGTCGTTCTCGATCACCGGGCCGCTGCCGTCGGGCACGTCCCTTATCGAGGCCAGCGCCGGCACCGGCAAGACGTGGACGGTGGCCGCGCTGGTGGTGCGTTATGTCGCCGAGGGCGTCGCCACCCTCGACCAACTGCTGATCGTCACCTTCAGTCGGGCCGCCAGCCAGGAGCTGCGCGAACGCGTGCGCACCCGGCTCGAGGAGACGGTGCTCGCGCTGGAAAGTGGCGCTGGTGACGAAGACCCGCTGGTCGTGCACCTGCGCGACTGTTCAGAGCCAGAGCTGCAGACCCGGCTCACCCGGTTGCGGCACGCGCTGACCGACTTCGACACCGCCACGATCGCCACGATCCACCAGTTCTGCCATTACGTCCTGAAGGGTCTCGGCGTCGCGGGTGACTCCGACCCGAACGCCCAGCTCGCCGAAGATCTCGACCAGCTGCGCGAGGACGTCGTCGACGACCTCTACCTCGCGGGCACGCTCGCCGACGACCCGGACGCGCCCGACTACAAGACGGCCGTCGAGGACGCCAAGATCGCGCTCGACAATCCGGACGCCGAGGTGATCCCCCGCGGTGCCACCGGCAAGGTGGGCCGCCGGGTCGACTACGTGAAGGCGGTGCGGGAGGAGTTCGCGCGCCGCAAGCTGCGGGCGTCCGTGATGTCCTACGACGACTTGCTCGAACAACTCGCCGCCGCACTCGAGGCCGATGACAGCCCGGCCCGTCGGCGCATGCGTGACCGCTGGTCGATCGTGTTGGTGGACGAGTTCCAGGACACCGATCCCGTGCAATGGCAGGTGTTTTCGCGGGCGTTCAGCGGCGACGGCAAGACGCTCATCCTCATCGGCGATCCGAAGCAGGCGATCTACGGCTTCCGCGGCGGCGACATCAACACCTATCTCAGCGCGGCCGACACCGCGACGCAGCGCACCTCTCTACCCACCAACTACCGAAGTGACGCGCCGCTCGTCGATGCGCTGCAGGTGCTGATGGCGGGGGTCGAACTCTCCGACGGCATCGTCGCCCATCCGATCAGTGCGCATCAGCAGGGCCACCGACTCCAAGGCGCACCCGACAA
It encodes the following:
- the recC gene encoding exodeoxyribonuclease V subunit gamma, with translation MVIQLHRADGPRQLADEFASLLAGSPADVFTPEVVVVPARGVERWLAQRLSHSLGAEHTDDGVAAGLKILTPGSLISMLLGRDRDDPWQPDRLVWPTLAAIDELCGSPGFEAITHHLGAGPPITGDANAEWRRKARQSRRYAVARRLAALFASYARDRPQILDDWEAGRSTDGCGGALPTDLAWQPPLWRRVVELTRARYDVDESVTQRQRRVVQQVESGELKLDLPGRLSFFGYTRLAASELALIRALGQQRTVHIWLPHPSPALWSALASSPSPTHDRADDDSAAVAHHPLLATLGRDGRELQASLAVLDATDASTSSETGSATTRLALLQHDIRHNVPPDQSRVIAADDRSIQVHACYGRARQVEVLREVLTGLLADHKGALQPRDILVMCPDIESFAPLLRATFGLGDTGDDASVHPGQTLRVQLADRALAATNPLVDLAHRLVQTVAGRMTATELLDLAGHESVRRRFGFDEDALARISRWVADAGVRWGYDGAHRGEYGLGGLDANTWAAGLDRVALGVAVADDSEGFAGALVPIDDIGSRDIELVGRVLEFMDAIKAAADGVRAGTPRGALPAPEWMAWLSDAIDALAAVKTDEQWQVGQLHRELNAIADAAGDSVTLRLSDIRALLEQRWAARPGRANFRTGGITICSMVPMRSVPHQAIVVLGLDDGVYPRSLITDGDDALARRPQIGERDVRSEDRQLLLDAVMAAGQHFVAIYSGADERNGSVRPPAVPLQELIAVAARTATAEGIAEGEAHDDRSFVRRHPLQAFDERNFRADSPLPGGSFDRSSLEGAAALRQLRETQKAPRQVVGEPLTEAPHEPVTVEQIVMFLQNPAREFLRNRLDVMLPREDDEVDDGVPISLDGLEQWAVGDRVLTQALRGQPIEQLLDREEVRGSLPPGALANDLRADLTREIGAIADASATLDKLHRSVDVHLDLSTEKDGGTTRFTGVVSGIIGDDLWMRTYSRVGPKQIVAAWVRLLALTLTEPGSPHVAQLRGKRTSFRLRSPEPQLAEQILADLVRTRRSGLRFPMGVPPKTTSLFVEKLRQAAFPETAVQSAFALSRTEWEGDRFDGENADPAWTFVLGRKSAIEELNRNNGLSYFGPRIWNPIHQHLDES